The Impatiens glandulifera chromosome 8, dImpGla2.1, whole genome shotgun sequence genome includes a window with the following:
- the LOC124913335 gene encoding uncharacterized protein LOC124913335 — protein sequence MLLMSFAAAKEERGSSVTWLTKLLSLMGGCLGCWESTTHPNGDGILVRKPSASEGFWSTSNYDLDNNGLLSQRSMSFLILPNLNEPSEFVNHGLLLWNQTRLQWVGSKKSENREKNRNPTISWNATYDTLLGSNKRFARSIPLSEMVEFLEDVWEEECLYE from the exons ATGCTTTTGATGAGCTTCGCTGCAGCGAAAGAGGAGCGAGGCTCATCTGTAACTTGGTTAACAAAGCTTCTGTCTTTGATGGG AGGTTGTCTTGGATGCTGGGAATCCACAACTCATCCTAATGGAGATGGAATTCTGGTACGTAAACCTAGTGCTTCTGAGGGGTTTTGGAGCACGAGCAATTATGATCTCGATAATAATGGACTTTTATCTCAAAGAAGCATGTCATTCCTCATCTTACCAAACCTGAACGAACCTTCTGAATTTGTAAATCATG GCCTCCTTCTGTGGAATCAAACAAGGCTTCAGTGGGTCGGATCTAAAAAGTCGGAAAATCGTGAAAAGAACCGTAATCCCACAATAAG TTGGAACGCAACCTATGATACCTTGCTTGGTAGTAATAAACGCTTCGCCAGGAGCATTCCCTTATCT GAAATGGTAGAATTCCTGGAAGATGTATGGGAGGAGGAATGTTTATATGAATGA
- the LOC124913332 gene encoding pentatricopeptide repeat-containing protein At4g32430, mitochondrial, with amino-acid sequence MITQRRTWKSFLNLIKQQCRSIRHFNSFHYEHHLFDKMLTPNIFYLRQSMITCLRENRYREALTIFKECAVCSSTGNVDEAILSMALKSCQGDQILGSQIHGYVTTSGFSSWLSVSNSLISMYNKGGRFDQSLYLFHNLQNPDVVSWNAMLSGFKNQDGIDFACEMHKSGVVFDAVTYSTVLALCADHGEFFFHFGIQLHSAVFKSGLFSEVFIGNALITMYSKEGKIIEAEKVFDEMPQKDLVSWNAVLSGYAQEGVYGVEAILIFNKMLKQGMHLDHVSFTSVVSACGIEKNLQLGTQVHNLIIKKGYCRHISVCNVLLSMYSKCDQFGDVKLAFADTIYRNVISWTTMISIDEEHAMILFNQMRLDGVYPNNVTFVALIHAITNHNSVEQGRTVHCLTTKTNFFNEPNVANCLITMYAKFKTTDDSRKIFDELLLKGIVSWNALISAYAQNNQSKEAVETFLSAKLYVNPNEYTLGSVLNAIAAAEAVSLRHGQRCHSYLFKVGFDSNSIVSGALLDMYAKRGSIHESRKVFNEMIDRSQVAWTAIISANSRHGDYKSVLTLFNEMITTAGVKPDPITFLSILTACGRNGMVDKGLEVFNSMTVEPLEEHYACMVDMLGRAGRLKEAEEFASLIPGKIGISTLQCLLGACRVHGNVEMGKRVGDALMEMEPKESGSYVLMSNLYAEKGEWEKVAKIRRRMRDGNVKKEIGFSWVDVDLDDSLQLHGFSSDDKLHPRSDDIYVMAKYLGSEMKFLRIEGTTNCFTNDDNIFTNDSTVLY; translated from the coding sequence ATGATCACTCAACGAAGAACATGGAAATCATTCCTAAACCTCATCAAACAACAATGCCGTAGTATACGGCATTTCAATTCGTTTCATTACGAACACCACCTGTTTGATAAAATGCTGACCCCAAACATCTTCTACTTACGCCAATCTATGATCACTTGTCTTCGCGAAAATCGGTATCGGGAAGCTCTCACGATTTTTAAAGAATGCGCTGTGTGCAGTTCTACTGGGAACGTCGATGAAGCTATTCTCTCCATGGCACTTAAATCATGTCAGGGAGACCAAATCCTTGGTTCTCAAATACACGGTTACGTTACAACTTCTGGGTTTTCATCTTGGCTGAGTGTATCAAATTCTTTGATAAGCATGTATAACAAAGGGGGAAGATTTGATCAATCCTTATATCTTTTTCACAATTTGCAGAATCCTGATGTTGTCTCTTGGAACGCCATGCTTTCAGGTTTTAAAAACCAAGATGGTATTGATTTTGCTTGTGAAATGCATAAATCTGGAGTTGTTTTTGATGCTGTCACTTACTCTACTGTTCTTGCTCTTTGTGCTGATCATGGAGAGTTCTTCTTCCACTTTGGAATCCAATTGCATTCTGCTGTGTTTAAATCTGGGTTGTTTTCTGAAGTGTTTATTGGTAATGCTCTAATAACTATGTATTCTAAAGAAGGGAAAATAATTGAAGCAGAGAAAGTGTTTGATGAAATGCCACAAAAGGATTTAGTCTCTTGGAATGCTGTACTCTCAGGCTATGCTCAAGAAGGAGTATATGGAGTTGAAGCAATATTGATATTCAACAAGATGCTCAAACAAGGTATGCATCTTGATCATGTCTCATTCACTAGTGTAGTTTCAGCTTGCGGAATCGAAAAGAATCTCCAACTAGGAACACAAGTACACAACTTGATTATTAAGAAAGGGTATTGTAGACATATTTCCGTCTGTAATGTGTTGTTGTCAATGTATTCAAAATGTGACCAATTTGGAGATGTGAAACTGGCATTCGCAGATACGATTTACCGAAATGTTATCTCGTGGACTACAATGATTTCTATAGACGAAGAACACGCGATGATTCTGTTTAATCAGATGAGATTGGACGGAGTTTATCCCAATAATGTTACTTTCGTTGCGTTAATCCATGCGATAACAAATCATAATTCTGTGGAACAAGGTAGAACAGTCCATTGTCTTACAACAAAAACCAATTTCTTCAATGAACCGAACGTTGCCAACTGCTTGATCACAATGTACGCCAAATTCAAAACGACAGACGACTCGAGAAAGATTTTCGACGAGCTTCTCCTCAAAGGGATCGTTTCGTGGAACGCTCTAATTTCAGCGTACGCCCAGAACAACCAATCAAAGGAAGCGGTCGAGACGTTTTTATCTGCCAAACTGTACGTAAACCCAAACGAATACACACTCGGAAGCGTTCTAAACGCTATCGCAGCAGCAGAGGCTGTTTCGTTAAGACATGGACAACGTTGTCATTCGTATTTATTTAAGGTTGGATTCGATAGTAACTCGATCGTGTCTGGTGCTCTTCTCGATATGTACGCGAAACGGGGAAGTATTCACGAGTCACGTAAAGTGTTTAATGAGATGATCGATAGAAGTCAGGTCGCTTGGACGGCTATAATATCGGCAAATTCAAGACACGGAGATTACAAATCAGTTTTAACGTTGTTTAACGAGATGATTACGACAGCTGGGGTGAAGCCTGACCCTATAACGTTCCTTTCGATTCTGACAGCATGCGGACGAAATGGAATGGTTGATAAAGGGCTCGAGGTTTTTAATTCAATGACAGTTGAGCCGTTGGAAGAGCATTATGCTTGTATGGTGGATATGTTGGGAAGAGCTGGAAGATTGAAGGAAGCTGAGGAATTTGCGAGTTTGATTCCGGGTAAGATTGGGATTTCGACGCTTCAGTGTTTGCTCGGGGCTTGTAGGGTTCATGGGAATGTGGAGATGGGGAAGAGGGTGGGTGATGCTTTGATGGAGATGGAACCGAAGGAGTCTGGTTCTTATGTTTTGATGTCGAATTTGTATGCTGAGAAAGGGGAATGGGAAAAAGTGGCGAAGATTAGGAGAAGAATGAGGGATGGGAATGTGAAGAAGGAGATTGGTTTTAGTTGGGTTGATGTTGATCTTGACGATTCTTTGCAGTTACATGGGTTTTCGTCTGATGATAAGCTGCATCCTCGATCCGATGACATTTATGTTATGGCTAAATATTTGGGATCCGAAATGAAATTTCTGCGAATTGAGGGAACTACTAACTGTTTTACAAATGATGacaatatttttacaaatgATTCAACTGTTTTATATTGA
- the LOC124913334 gene encoding equilibrative nucleotide transporter 8 translates to MEIAKEGNTSRDHQTEPRDTYKIAYTFHFLFGAGNLLPWNALITAVDYFNQLYPSSNHIERVFSVCYMTSSLLVLSILMNWTHNNNKKKPGSFRLRMNLGFSMLILTMILIPLLDWTSHCSRPNIAAYYVTIASVVVCGLADGLIGGSLIGSAGNLPKQYMQAIFAGTASSGILVSMLRIITKASLPQTPKGLQTSAHLYFIITTVILLICIVCCNLLYKLPVMQEHYKLLSDNDSLLSNSRPKFWEVARKIRWPAFGVMFIYAVTLSIFPGFISDNNLKSTSVKKDWYPVLLITVYNFSDLVGKCLPAVYVPKGVGKATWGCIMRVLFYPMFTVCLHGPKWMKTEVPIAILTMALGVSNGYLTSVIMMIVPKSVPTSEAEVGAVVMAVSLGIGLVAGSVLGWFWVI, encoded by the exons ATGGAAATTGCTAAAGAGGGTAATACTAGTAGAGATCATCAAACAGAGCCTAGAGACACTTACAAAATAGCTTATACATTCCATTTCTTGTTTGGTGCTGGAAATTTACTTCCATGGAATGCTTTAATCACTGCAGTTGATTACTTCAACCAACTCTATCCATCATCCAATCATATCGAGCGAGTTTTTTCAGTTTGTTACATGACTTCTTCTCTGTTAGTTCTCTCAATTCTCATGAATTGGacccataataataataagaagaaaccTGGTAGTTTCAGGCTGAGGATGAACTTGGGTTTTTCCATGTTAATCCTCACCATGATCCTAATTCCTTTACTCGATTGGACCAGCCACTGTTCGAGACCAAACATAGCAGCATATTATGTAACAATTGCATCCGTCGTCGTATGTGGCCTAGCCGATGGCTTGATTGGTGGAAGCTTAATTGGATCTGCAGGAAATCTTCCTAAACAGTACATGCAAGCCATTTTCGCAGGAACAGCTTCTTCAG GTATTCTAGTATCAATGCTGAGGATAATAACGAAAGCATCGCTTCCTCAAACTCCCAAAGGTCTACAAACGAGTGCACATTTGTATTTCATCATAACAACTGTTATTTTGTTGATCTGCATCGTCTGTTGCAACCTGTTGTACAAGTTACCTGTCATGCAAGAGCATTATAAGCTTCTATCTGACAACGATAGTCTGTTGTCGAATTCTCGACCGAAATTTTGGGAGGTTGCGAGAAAAATACGGTGGCCTGCGTTTGGAGTTATGTTTATATACGCTGTGACTCTTTCCATCTTTCCTGGATTCATATCTGATAACAATTTGAAGTCTACCAGTGTTAAGAAGGATTGGTACCCTGTTCTGTTGATTACGGTTTATAACTTTTCAGATTTAGTTGGGAAATGTTTACCTGCAGTTTATGTACCAAAAGGAGTCGGGAAGGCTACGTGGGGTTGTATTATGCGGGTTTTGTTCTATCCTATGTTTACGGTTTGTCTACATGGTCCTAAGTGGATGAAAACAGAAGTACCCATCGCAATTCTGACAATGGCTCTTGGAGTGAGTAATGGGTATTTGACAAGTGTCATAATGATGATTGTTCCTAAATCTGTGCCGACTTCGGAAGCTGAAGTGGGTGCGGTTGTGATGGCAGTTTCATTGGGAATTGGTCTGGTTGCTGGTTCGGTTCTTGGTTGGTTTTGGGTCATTTGA